The Streptomyces sp. NL15-2K genome contains a region encoding:
- a CDS encoding nuclear transport factor 2 family protein — translation MNDVRMPATVAEAEAAWLVAITNGDEEQRDLMLPDCVIVHGPVGNVHDRERFFSYNASMGPIVEAETSEVACLERGGRAIVTCFQKMRVRRLPDLPPFLVQAVATRVWCSTDEGWRLGHMQLSRRQPSA, via the coding sequence ATGAACGACGTCCGCATGCCGGCCACGGTCGCTGAGGCGGAGGCGGCGTGGCTCGTCGCGATCACAAACGGCGACGAGGAGCAGCGTGACCTGATGCTCCCCGACTGTGTGATCGTTCATGGCCCGGTCGGGAATGTCCATGACCGCGAGCGCTTCTTCAGTTACAACGCGTCCATGGGGCCCATCGTCGAGGCTGAGACGAGCGAGGTGGCGTGTCTGGAGCGAGGGGGCCGGGCGATCGTGACGTGCTTTCAGAAGATGCGCGTTCGGCGCTTGCCCGACCTGCCGCCGTTCCTGGTTCAGGCCGTGGCCACACGGGTGTGGTGCTCGACCGACGAGGGATGGCGCCTCGGCCACATGCAGCTCTCTCGGCGGCAACCGTCGGCATGA
- a CDS encoding IclR family transcriptional regulator: MPRAHEPGRSVSSRLWDLLFSFDPNHTELSLADLVRRTGMPQATARRLTLDLLEAGALERTSDNRFAIGLPLWRLGTLAPRAETLRSAAQPFVEDLYTALRQHVQLAVLQGDQAVIIERLSAVNAVGLTSQVGGLLPLHCSGVGKVLLSHSSPAFIDEVLAGRLQRFTPRTIVEPAELRRELASCRSTGTVVVKEELSEGAESVATRIVDGRGKVVAALSVVVAAGSIKLQAAVPTLVTSGLGLSRSLGWRPGIPIDIS; the protein is encoded by the coding sequence ATGCCTCGCGCACACGAGCCAGGACGCTCAGTCAGCTCTCGACTGTGGGATCTGCTGTTCTCCTTCGACCCCAACCACACCGAGCTGAGCCTCGCCGACCTGGTCCGGCGTACGGGCATGCCGCAAGCCACCGCCAGGCGCCTCACGCTCGACCTTCTGGAGGCCGGCGCGCTGGAGCGCACCAGCGACAACCGCTTCGCGATCGGCCTGCCCCTGTGGCGCCTCGGGACCCTCGCCCCGCGCGCCGAGACGCTCCGCAGCGCCGCGCAGCCGTTCGTGGAGGACCTGTACACGGCTCTTCGCCAGCATGTGCAGCTGGCCGTCCTCCAAGGCGACCAGGCCGTGATCATCGAACGGCTGTCGGCCGTCAACGCCGTCGGTCTGACATCGCAGGTCGGCGGCCTTCTGCCCTTGCACTGCTCAGGTGTCGGCAAGGTGCTTCTGAGCCACAGCAGTCCCGCCTTCATCGATGAGGTGCTGGCGGGAAGGCTGCAGCGCTTCACTCCCAGGACGATCGTGGAACCGGCCGAACTCCGTCGCGAACTGGCGTCCTGCCGATCGACCGGAACGGTGGTCGTCAAGGAAGAGCTGAGCGAAGGGGCCGAGTCGGTCGCTACGCGCATCGTCGACGGCCGCGGCAAAGTCGTCGCGGCCCTCTCCGTTGTGGTGGCTGCGGGCTCGATCAAACTCCAAGCGGCCGTTCCCACGCTGGTCACGAGTGGACTGGGATTGTCCAGGAGTCTCGGCTGGAGGCCGGGCATTCCCATCGACATCTCGTAA
- a CDS encoding MFS transporter has protein sequence MVQIDSPSASKGEGGRYTLSAGTLTAVVLAVCLAQIALSVPSLIIGLIQQDLAPSSSQLTWIAEAFMLPVAALGLGFGVFGDLFGRKRLLVGGAALIVVGSALAILVPAEGSSTDTRVTLLLVAQVLNGIGAAAVFPTSLAMVAAGTHTTATRARGVAIWATALSVGGFLGPLLAGLAAKIELGWAGNANWRWAFVGVLVIAAVSVVLSLALAQNSASPEGRSIDWPGQITAALGLFALMYAVIQGPESGWGSPQIVMALIVAAVFLVLFVFVENRATEPLLLLSVFRNRAFAMNSVVTLIGMFAFLVIMYSTSIRLTTIQGFSPLKSSVAYLFFGGIGFVLLPFTSKLLGRYNPRWVLCAALILIGASGLWFAGVPTSNRALGAIVAPLILAGVGSALAIAAISAVAVNTLPNHLAGMASGVTSTFRDLGFALGPAIAGAVALGRAADEIARKLAGDPELRNAYEAFQASAAHAPADQRPQLEAAVHAVESGPLGANSVPANITLPDGQVMPFNPLKDVAFDALSSSYSLAYVLGGVAALVAAALTLVGARGGVAQAHLEDDPHTLED, from the coding sequence ATGGTTCAGATCGATTCACCCAGTGCGTCAAAGGGAGAGGGCGGCAGATACACCCTGAGCGCAGGCACTCTGACGGCGGTGGTTCTCGCCGTGTGCCTTGCGCAGATAGCCCTTTCCGTCCCCTCGCTCATCATCGGGCTGATCCAGCAGGATCTCGCGCCGTCCTCGTCCCAACTGACGTGGATCGCCGAGGCCTTCATGCTTCCCGTCGCCGCGTTGGGGCTGGGATTCGGCGTGTTCGGTGACCTGTTCGGCCGTAAGCGCCTGCTCGTCGGGGGCGCCGCGCTCATTGTCGTGGGCTCGGCTCTCGCGATCCTGGTGCCGGCTGAGGGATCCTCGACCGACACTCGGGTGACGTTGCTGCTCGTTGCTCAAGTCCTCAACGGCATCGGGGCCGCGGCCGTCTTCCCGACGAGCCTCGCCATGGTGGCAGCCGGCACGCACACCACTGCCACCCGCGCACGTGGCGTGGCGATCTGGGCCACCGCGCTCTCGGTCGGCGGCTTCCTCGGCCCGCTGCTGGCAGGCCTCGCCGCCAAGATCGAACTCGGCTGGGCCGGGAACGCGAACTGGCGCTGGGCCTTCGTCGGCGTCCTCGTCATCGCCGCGGTGAGCGTGGTCCTGTCGCTGGCCCTCGCCCAGAACTCCGCCTCGCCCGAGGGCCGGTCCATCGACTGGCCGGGTCAGATCACTGCCGCGCTCGGCCTGTTCGCTCTGATGTACGCCGTGATCCAGGGCCCTGAGAGTGGCTGGGGGAGCCCGCAGATCGTCATGGCGTTGATCGTCGCCGCCGTCTTCCTCGTGCTGTTCGTCTTCGTCGAGAACCGTGCGACCGAGCCGCTCCTTCTCCTGAGCGTGTTCAGGAACCGGGCGTTCGCGATGAACTCGGTGGTCACCCTGATCGGTATGTTCGCGTTCCTCGTGATCATGTACAGCACCAGTATCCGCCTCACCACCATCCAGGGATTCAGCCCACTGAAGAGCTCCGTCGCCTACCTCTTCTTCGGAGGCATCGGTTTCGTACTGCTGCCCTTCACCTCCAAGTTGCTCGGCCGCTACAACCCCCGGTGGGTTCTCTGCGCAGCCCTGATCCTCATCGGCGCCAGCGGGCTGTGGTTCGCCGGCGTTCCGACGAGCAATCGGGCCCTGGGCGCCATCGTCGCGCCTCTGATTCTCGCCGGCGTCGGCTCGGCGCTCGCCATCGCCGCCATCAGCGCGGTCGCGGTCAACACGTTGCCCAACCACCTCGCCGGTATGGCGAGCGGTGTCACGAGCACGTTCCGGGACCTCGGGTTCGCCCTCGGCCCCGCGATCGCCGGTGCTGTCGCACTGGGCCGGGCCGCCGACGAGATCGCCCGCAAGCTGGCCGGCGATCCTGAACTGAGGAACGCCTACGAGGCCTTCCAGGCCTCCGCGGCCCACGCTCCCGCCGATCAGAGACCGCAACTCGAGGCGGCGGTGCACGCCGTGGAATCGGGCCCGCTCGGCGCCAACTCGGTGCCGGCCAACATCACGCTGCCGGATGGTCAGGTCATGCCCTTCAACCCGCTCAAGGACGTCGCCTTCGACGCCCTCAGCAGCAGTTACTCCCTCGCCTACGTGCTCGGTGGCGTGGCTGCTCTCGTGGCGGCCGCACTCACTCTCGTCGGCGCGCGCGGTGGTGTGGCCCAGGCTCATCTCGAGGACGACCCGCACACCCTCGAGGACTGA
- a CDS encoding sensor histidine kinase: MTDKGGGSPRSRGTWWREAAITATAFALCLFGGVVQVDDEPLSAPPAAAYLIAVVSCAVLPVRHRTPLAAIAVTTVCGVLVAPSGLLLSPLIVAPAVITAYSLALRMERRAASAVLLTSTALLVVSTLPFGTNSWEDASRLGLVAAFPLVAGVLGHSAQNRRAYLAAVEERAQRAEESRDSEARRRVAEERVRIARELHDLVAHQITLANAQATVAAHLFDSRPEQTRKSLKELVETTGDALDDLRATVGLLRQSGDTAAPAEPAPGLSRLPTLLESFRRAGLEVSVHQEGTARPLPPGVDLTAYRIVQEALTNVTKHAGTGSARVRLAWNRDRVTITVADDGRGARTAPTAAKGRGASTGPSASTTVDRPPGYGLIGMRERATAVGGHLSAGRRPEGGFLVSTELPLPPAKDTAQRTDGATTVEGRMADGATGDAGTGGREAGDAP, translated from the coding sequence ATGACGGACAAGGGTGGCGGTAGCCCGCGATCACGCGGCACGTGGTGGCGGGAGGCAGCGATCACGGCGACGGCGTTCGCGCTCTGCCTGTTCGGCGGCGTGGTGCAGGTCGACGACGAGCCGCTGTCTGCGCCGCCTGCCGCCGCCTACCTCATCGCCGTGGTGTCCTGTGCCGTGCTGCCGGTGCGGCACAGGACACCACTGGCCGCCATCGCGGTCACGACCGTGTGCGGCGTGCTGGTCGCGCCGTCGGGTCTCCTGCTGAGCCCGCTCATCGTGGCCCCCGCCGTGATCACCGCCTACTCACTCGCCCTGCGCATGGAACGGCGCGCGGCGAGCGCGGTGTTGCTCACCTCCACGGCGCTGCTGGTCGTCTCCACCCTCCCGTTCGGGACCAACTCGTGGGAGGACGCGAGCAGGCTGGGACTGGTGGCGGCGTTCCCGCTGGTGGCCGGCGTACTCGGTCACTCGGCGCAGAACCGACGGGCCTACCTGGCGGCCGTGGAGGAGCGGGCCCAGCGGGCCGAGGAGAGCCGGGACAGCGAGGCACGCCGGAGAGTGGCCGAGGAACGGGTGCGCATCGCCCGGGAACTGCATGACCTGGTGGCCCATCAGATCACCCTGGCCAACGCGCAGGCCACGGTCGCCGCCCACCTCTTCGACTCCCGCCCGGAGCAGACCCGCAAGAGCCTGAAGGAGCTCGTCGAGACCACCGGCGACGCGCTCGACGACCTGCGGGCCACGGTGGGTCTGCTGCGCCAGTCCGGGGACACGGCCGCGCCCGCCGAACCGGCGCCCGGCCTCTCCCGGCTTCCCACGCTCCTCGAGTCCTTCCGCCGCGCGGGCCTGGAGGTGTCGGTGCACCAGGAGGGCACGGCCAGGCCGCTGCCGCCGGGAGTGGACCTCACCGCCTACCGCATCGTCCAGGAGGCCCTGACCAACGTGACCAAGCATGCCGGTACCGGTAGCGCCCGGGTGCGCCTCGCCTGGAACCGCGATCGCGTGACCATCACCGTCGCCGACGACGGAAGGGGCGCCCGTACGGCGCCGACCGCAGCCAAGGGACGGGGTGCGTCCACGGGACCGAGCGCGTCCACGACGGTGGACCGTCCGCCCGGTTACGGTCTGATCGGGATGCGTGAACGTGCCACCGCGGTCGGGGGACACCTCTCCGCGGGCAGACGCCCGGAAGGCGGCTTCCTCGTCTCCACCGAGCTGCCCCTCCCGCCCGCCAAGGACACGGCGCAGAGAACTGACGGAGCAACAACCGTAGAGGGACGGATGGCTGACGGAGCGACGGGCGACGCAGGAACGGGCGGCAGAGAGGCCGGGGATGCGCCGTGA
- a CDS encoding response regulator transcription factor produces MTLRVLLADDQALLRGAFRMLLDSADDITVVGEAGDGREAVRLTRELRPDVVIMDIRMPEVDGLTATSEICADPELRASRILILTTYETDEYVAQALRAGAGGFIGKGIGAEDLLDAVRTIADGDTLLSPAATRSLVARFLATPDNAPPHHPEQLAVLTPREREMVALVATGLSNQEIAERMFLSPFTVRAHVQRAMTKLEARDRAQLVVIAYRTGLAHPAPDGDGDTGRLP; encoded by the coding sequence GTGACGCTCCGAGTGCTGCTCGCCGACGATCAGGCCCTGCTGCGCGGTGCCTTCCGGATGCTTCTCGACAGTGCCGACGACATCACCGTGGTCGGCGAGGCAGGCGACGGCAGGGAGGCGGTGAGACTCACCCGGGAATTACGCCCGGACGTGGTGATCATGGACATCCGTATGCCCGAGGTGGACGGTCTCACCGCCACGTCGGAGATCTGCGCGGACCCCGAACTGCGGGCCAGCCGCATCCTGATCCTCACCACGTACGAGACCGACGAGTACGTCGCTCAGGCCCTGCGCGCGGGAGCCGGCGGCTTCATCGGCAAGGGCATCGGGGCCGAGGACCTGCTGGACGCCGTGCGTACGATCGCCGACGGCGACACTCTTCTGTCCCCCGCCGCGACCCGCTCCTTGGTCGCCCGTTTCCTGGCCACACCGGACAACGCCCCGCCGCACCACCCCGAACAACTCGCCGTGCTCACCCCGCGCGAACGCGAGATGGTGGCCCTGGTCGCGACCGGCCTGTCCAACCAGGAGATCGCCGAGCGGATGTTCCTCAGCCCCTTCACCGTCCGCGCCCACGTGCAGCGCGCCATGACGAAGCTGGAGGCCCGCGACCGGGCCCAACTCGTCGTCATCGCCTACCGGACGGGCTTGGCCCACCCCGCCCCCGACGGCGACGGCGACACCGGCCGCCTGCCGTAA
- a CDS encoding VOC family protein, whose amino-acid sequence MPSIRQFQVTFDCAEPERVARFWCEVLGYVAPPPPEGFTTWDEYNRSLPPEEQGSWFACKDPSGVGPRLYFQRVPEGKVAKNRVHLDVRAGTGLVGEERLATLEAECARLVALGATHVRTLLADEENESCIVMQDVEGNEFCLD is encoded by the coding sequence ATGCCATCGATCAGACAGTTCCAAGTCACCTTCGACTGCGCGGAACCTGAGCGCGTCGCTCGCTTCTGGTGCGAGGTGCTGGGGTACGTCGCACCGCCGCCGCCGGAGGGGTTCACCACGTGGGACGAATACAACCGCTCCCTGCCTCCTGAGGAACAGGGCTCATGGTTCGCATGCAAGGACCCCTCAGGCGTCGGCCCGCGGCTGTACTTCCAGCGCGTGCCCGAAGGCAAGGTCGCCAAGAATCGGGTGCATCTTGACGTGCGGGCCGGCACCGGGCTCGTGGGTGAAGAGCGCCTGGCCACGCTCGAGGCCGAGTGCGCACGACTGGTCGCGCTCGGCGCGACCCACGTACGAACGCTGCTCGCCGATGAGGAAAACGAGTCCTGCATCGTGATGCAGGACGTCGAGGGCAACGAGTTCTGTCTCGACTGA
- a CDS encoding family 78 glycoside hydrolase catalytic domain, whose translation MNNRLTHMEWEAMAAMAMLAPYDLTIDFGGDQFPVSGSRPRLSWKPPGGIPAYAGHELEIHVDGRSPQTEHVGDHLFVDWPARPLGSGERVRWRVRTHAEAEISQWSAWHAFEAGLLDEDWTAHWITPADDPQDARRRPGTRPTHVLRSTFTTAEVVRARLYSTALGVYEAFVNGERAGTVELAPGSTSYDRTLYAQAADVTASVRPGVNTVEIVLSDGWYRGQVGAFRKPAGWGELLAARLELHLEYADGSRRVVRTDEHWTSARGPVTRADLRDGQITDFLAPRGPERPVLVDAVTAPAVDWSPAPPVRRVEDRPVVSLTRLPDGAWIADFGQNASGWLVLTDLGPAGTRTVIDHGEHLDPATGDLTTSHLDIQRPGDPVTVFVQHDEVVSSGAPGETFEPRHTVHGFRYARLERGDVPLDAAGLTMRVVHTDLRPTGTFACGNEDLNRLHEVVRWSFRGNAVDVPTDCPTRECIGWTGDYQVFAPSAARLYDVSGFSRKWLRSVRDDQLDDGRIANFSPDGRRAKLRTDRRLDMMTGSAGWGDAIVLVPWVLYETYGDSRVLAENWDAMVRWVEWALTTARTARHPSRVARSTQPLPHEEFVWDGSFHWGEWSEPKARAEDGSLIEPVEDGPDGWMTTDKGEVGTAFLHRSTSILAEVATLLGRDAEAARYTELAQRIKDAWRTEFLEDTGRTTTDTQASYVRALTFGLVPEKLRDAAVERLVVLIRAAGTHLGTGFLSTADLLPVLADTGHAGLAYEVLLQRSAPSWLAMLDRGATTMWEDWEGIDENGDAHDSLNHYSKGAVINFLHTHTLGLRQAEGSVAWESFVVAPVLHASVGWARGTFDGPRGTIAVEWRTEGDELHITVDVPPASTAAVVFPGGEELTAGPGRFTARRSVGAR comes from the coding sequence GTGAACAACCGACTGACCCACATGGAATGGGAGGCGATGGCGGCTATGGCCATGCTCGCTCCGTACGACCTCACGATCGACTTCGGTGGCGACCAGTTCCCGGTCTCCGGAAGCCGCCCGCGACTGTCGTGGAAGCCCCCCGGGGGCATACCGGCGTATGCCGGCCACGAGCTGGAGATCCACGTCGACGGGCGTTCGCCGCAGACGGAGCACGTCGGCGACCACCTGTTCGTCGACTGGCCGGCCCGCCCGCTGGGCAGTGGTGAGCGCGTGCGGTGGCGCGTCCGAACGCACGCGGAGGCGGAGATCTCGCAGTGGAGCGCCTGGCACGCTTTCGAGGCCGGGCTCCTCGACGAGGACTGGACGGCACACTGGATCACGCCCGCGGACGATCCTCAGGACGCGCGCCGCCGGCCCGGGACCCGCCCCACGCACGTCCTGCGCTCCACCTTCACCACCGCCGAGGTGGTCCGCGCCCGCCTGTACTCCACGGCCCTGGGCGTGTACGAGGCGTTCGTCAACGGCGAGCGCGCGGGCACCGTCGAACTCGCGCCCGGCTCGACCTCGTACGACCGCACGCTGTACGCCCAGGCCGCCGACGTCACCGCGTCCGTCCGCCCCGGCGTCAACACCGTTGAGATCGTGCTGTCCGACGGCTGGTACCGCGGCCAGGTCGGCGCCTTCCGCAAACCGGCAGGCTGGGGGGAACTCCTCGCTGCCCGGCTTGAGTTGCATCTGGAGTACGCCGACGGGTCGCGCCGGGTCGTCCGCACCGACGAGCACTGGACCTCCGCCCGGGGCCCCGTCACCCGCGCCGACCTGAGGGACGGCCAGATCACCGACTTCCTCGCCCCTCGAGGCCCTGAGCGGCCCGTACTCGTCGACGCCGTCACCGCGCCCGCGGTCGACTGGTCCCCGGCCCCGCCCGTGCGCCGCGTCGAGGACCGCCCCGTCGTCTCGCTCACCCGCCTGCCGGACGGCGCCTGGATCGCCGACTTCGGCCAGAACGCCTCCGGCTGGCTCGTCCTCACCGACCTCGGCCCGGCCGGTACCCGGACCGTGATCGACCATGGCGAGCACCTCGATCCCGCCACCGGAGATCTGACCACCTCCCACCTGGACATCCAGCGCCCCGGCGATCCGGTGACCGTCTTCGTCCAGCACGACGAGGTCGTCTCCTCCGGGGCCCCCGGCGAGACCTTCGAGCCCCGCCACACCGTGCACGGATTCCGGTACGCCCGGCTGGAGCGCGGCGACGTCCCGCTGGACGCCGCCGGCCTCACCATGCGGGTGGTCCACACCGACCTGCGGCCCACCGGTACCTTCGCCTGCGGCAACGAGGACCTCAACCGTCTGCACGAGGTCGTCCGCTGGAGCTTCCGCGGCAACGCCGTCGACGTGCCCACCGACTGCCCCACCCGCGAGTGCATCGGCTGGACCGGCGACTACCAGGTCTTCGCGCCCAGCGCCGCACGCCTCTACGACGTGTCCGGCTTCAGCCGCAAGTGGCTCCGCTCGGTCCGCGACGACCAACTCGACGACGGGCGCATCGCCAACTTCTCCCCCGACGGACGGCGCGCCAAGCTCCGCACCGACCGGCGGCTCGACATGATGACGGGCTCCGCCGGCTGGGGCGACGCCATCGTGCTGGTGCCCTGGGTGCTGTACGAGACCTACGGCGACAGCCGGGTGCTCGCCGAGAACTGGGACGCGATGGTCCGCTGGGTCGAATGGGCACTGACCACCGCCCGCACCGCCCGCCACCCCTCCCGAGTGGCCCGCTCGACCCAGCCCCTGCCGCACGAGGAGTTCGTCTGGGACGGCTCCTTCCACTGGGGCGAGTGGAGCGAGCCCAAAGCCCGCGCCGAGGACGGCTCGCTGATCGAGCCGGTGGAGGACGGCCCGGACGGCTGGATGACGACCGACAAGGGCGAGGTGGGCACCGCCTTCCTGCACCGCTCCACCTCCATCCTCGCCGAGGTGGCCACCCTCCTGGGCCGCGACGCCGAGGCCGCCCGCTACACGGAGTTGGCGCAACGGATCAAGGACGCCTGGCGCACGGAGTTCCTCGAAGACACCGGCCGGACCACCACCGACACCCAGGCGAGCTACGTCCGCGCCCTCACCTTCGGACTGGTGCCCGAGAAGCTGCGTGACGCGGCCGTCGAGCGTCTGGTGGTCCTCATCCGCGCGGCCGGAACGCACCTGGGCACCGGCTTCCTCTCCACCGCCGACCTGCTGCCCGTCCTCGCCGACACCGGCCACGCCGGCCTCGCCTACGAGGTGCTGCTGCAGCGCTCCGCGCCGTCCTGGCTCGCCATGCTCGACCGTGGCGCCACCACGATGTGGGAGGACTGGGAGGGCATCGACGAGAACGGCGACGCGCACGACTCGCTCAACCACTACAGCAAGGGCGCCGTCATCAACTTCCTGCACACCCACACCCTCGGCCTGCGGCAGGCCGAGGGCTCGGTGGCCTGGGAGTCGTTCGTCGTCGCGCCCGTGCTCCACGCGTCGGTCGGCTGGGCGCGCGGGACCTTCGACGGGCCACGGGGGACCATCGCGGTCGAGTGGCGCACCGAGGGCGACGAACTGCACATCACCGTCGACGTACCTCCCGCCTCCACCGCCGCCGTCGTCTTCCCCGGGGGTGAGGAACTGACGGCGGGTCCAGGCCGGTTCACGGCGCGGCGGAGCGTGGGAGCGCGGTGA
- a CDS encoding MMPL family transporter, with product MATFLYRIGRWAFRRRRLVGGLWLGVLVLAVAAAAMAPAGEEEDLSMPGTESQKAFDLLDERFPQSNSQGAEARLVFQAPDGQRVTAREHKAAVEDALGLLDGGDQVASTTDPYETGAVSEDGTIAYSTVTYTEGAVDLTESTKSALEHAASQARDAGLTVEIGGSALDAEEELGGTTEIIGVAVAAIVLVLALGSLVAAGLSLLTAFVGVAIAFGLVSALAVPLGLTSTVAILALMLGLAVGIDYALFITSRFRDECAQGSEPEEAAGRAVGTAGSAVVFAGATVFIALVGLGVVGIPELTKMGMGGAGAVALAVLVALTLVPALFGFFGRRILSRAVRKATRPGSERPHPVPTEAGRPGLGTRWARFVLRRPVPVLMIAGLGLGAVALPALSLELGLPGDESKSVETTQRRAYDLLSEGFGPGFNGPLTVVVDTAASSGSGDTRATTDLVAKTVRGVDGLASVGDPVLSQAEDTAVLTAVPQTAPNSGETKDLVHAIRGAVSGVEADTGAAVLVTGTTAMNIDISEAMSDALIPYLTVVIGLAVLLLMVVFRSVLVPVKAALGFLLSVGAAFGVLVAVFQWGWAADLVGIEQTGPVMSLMPVLIIGIVFGLAMDYEVFLLTRMREAYVHGASPGEAIVNGFRHSGRVVAAAAIIMVSVFAGFIGMSNPTIQTMGVGLASAVAFDAFVVRMAIVPAVLALLGHRAWWLPRILSRVLPNVDIEGEKLSRRVPASAMEPDAVVPRLPVGRHRH from the coding sequence GTGGCGACATTTCTTTACCGGATCGGACGGTGGGCCTTCCGACGGCGCCGCCTCGTAGGTGGTCTGTGGCTGGGTGTCCTGGTGCTGGCCGTCGCCGCCGCCGCCATGGCGCCGGCCGGGGAGGAAGAGGACCTCTCCATGCCCGGCACCGAGTCGCAGAAGGCGTTCGACCTGCTCGACGAGCGCTTCCCCCAGAGCAACTCCCAGGGCGCCGAGGCCCGCTTGGTGTTCCAGGCCCCGGACGGGCAGCGGGTGACGGCCAGGGAGCACAAGGCGGCCGTCGAGGACGCCCTCGGCTTACTGGACGGGGGCGATCAGGTCGCGTCGACCACCGACCCCTATGAGACCGGCGCCGTCAGCGAGGACGGCACCATCGCCTACTCCACGGTCACCTACACCGAGGGAGCCGTCGACCTGACCGAGTCGACGAAGAGCGCCCTTGAGCACGCCGCGAGCCAGGCCCGGGACGCGGGACTGACCGTGGAGATCGGTGGCTCGGCCCTGGATGCGGAAGAGGAACTGGGCGGTACGACGGAGATCATCGGCGTGGCGGTGGCGGCGATCGTCCTCGTGCTCGCCCTCGGGTCGCTGGTCGCGGCCGGATTGTCGCTGCTGACCGCCTTCGTGGGCGTGGCCATCGCCTTCGGCCTGGTCTCCGCGCTGGCCGTTCCGCTGGGCCTGACGTCCACCGTCGCCATCCTGGCGCTGATGCTGGGGCTGGCGGTCGGCATCGACTACGCACTCTTCATCACCTCCCGCTTCCGCGACGAGTGCGCCCAGGGCAGCGAGCCGGAGGAGGCCGCAGGACGGGCGGTGGGCACGGCCGGGTCCGCCGTCGTCTTCGCCGGCGCGACCGTCTTCATCGCCCTGGTCGGCCTCGGGGTCGTCGGAATTCCCGAACTCACCAAGATGGGTATGGGCGGCGCGGGCGCCGTGGCCCTTGCCGTACTCGTCGCGCTGACCCTGGTCCCCGCGCTGTTCGGCTTCTTCGGCCGGCGGATCCTGTCCCGCGCCGTCCGCAAGGCCACCCGGCCCGGAAGCGAGCGCCCGCACCCGGTGCCGACCGAGGCCGGCCGGCCCGGGCTCGGCACTCGCTGGGCGCGGTTCGTGCTGCGCCGGCCGGTACCCGTGCTGATGATCGCCGGACTCGGTCTCGGCGCCGTCGCCCTGCCGGCGCTGAGCCTCGAACTCGGACTGCCCGGCGACGAGTCCAAGTCGGTGGAGACCACCCAGCGCCGTGCCTACGACCTGCTGTCAGAAGGCTTCGGCCCCGGCTTCAACGGCCCGCTGACCGTGGTCGTGGACACGGCAGCGTCTTCGGGGTCTGGCGACACCCGGGCCACCACGGACCTGGTCGCCAAAACCGTACGGGGAGTGGACGGGCTCGCGTCGGTCGGTGATCCGGTGCTCAGCCAGGCCGAGGACACGGCCGTCCTCACCGCCGTACCGCAGACCGCGCCGAACAGCGGCGAGACCAAGGACCTGGTGCACGCGATCCGGGGCGCGGTCTCCGGCGTCGAGGCCGACACGGGCGCCGCCGTCCTGGTGACCGGCACCACCGCGATGAACATCGACATCTCCGAAGCCATGTCCGACGCCCTCATCCCCTATCTGACCGTGGTCATCGGCCTGGCGGTGCTCCTGCTGATGGTGGTCTTCCGCTCGGTCCTGGTCCCGGTCAAGGCCGCGCTCGGCTTCCTGCTGTCGGTGGGTGCCGCCTTCGGCGTCCTCGTCGCCGTCTTCCAGTGGGGGTGGGCGGCGGATCTGGTCGGCATCGAGCAGACCGGACCGGTGATGTCGCTGATGCCTGTCCTCATCATCGGCATTGTGTTCGGCCTCGCCATGGATTACGAGGTCTTCCTCCTGACCCGCATGCGGGAGGCCTACGTCCATGGCGCGTCCCCCGGCGAGGCGATCGTCAACGGTTTCCGGCACAGCGGACGGGTGGTGGCCGCGGCGGCGATCATCATGGTCAGCGTGTTCGCCGGATTCATCGGGATGAGCAATCCGACCATCCAGACGATGGGCGTCGGCCTGGCCTCCGCCGTCGCCTTCGACGCCTTCGTGGTCCGGATGGCGATCGTGCCCGCGGTCCTGGCACTGCTCGGCCACCGGGCCTGGTGGCTGCCTCGTATCCTGAGCCGTGTGCTGCCGAATGTGGATATCGAGGGCGAGAAACTGAGCAGGCGTGTCCCGGCCTCCGCAATGGAGCCGGACGCAGTGGTGCCGCGGCTCCCCGTCGGCCGGCACCGGCACTGA